One region of Salvia miltiorrhiza cultivar Shanhuang (shh) chromosome 3, IMPLAD_Smil_shh, whole genome shotgun sequence genomic DNA includes:
- the LOC131018109 gene encoding putative late blight resistance protein homolog R1B-16, producing MWWISSIIDAADVSSSAIRSSKDDDVVGFEEDLKMIKNRLLWGPSTLQVLAVVGRGGIGKTTLAKTVYEDASVMKYFNLCSWITISQDHSVERIVLNLLASMKGISAVRDAESDIPMESLIHKHLERSRYLIVMDDMWSKKAWDDVKMLFPDTRNGSRIIVTTRMQDVVDYVSSSSSIHPMRLLDAHHSWNLLKQKVFADKDFPVELEDIGKKIVQNCGGLPLSIVVVAGLLSKVRTRSSWEQIAANDGQLETIICLSYTHLPNHSKPCLLYMAGFPEDQEIRVTELVNLWISEGFVTHSNGSKSLEEEAEDCLEDLVERSLVLDTNRKFDGKIKSCRLHDTVREFLVREATKEKIILSVMDYLPTPILRKHFVPRLIKDHHRISASSYDLHLKDYVHSSYIRTIICIPKKGYRSMGVVEKFSSLRVLHVLRRSDYWDWEPDCGSTEPTAILAKKLRKVAQRLQSTVGDVVDYIKGKGVTDSPAVGSSSRSAITSSEDGFWWNHPDYGFSQLLEGEALCGWVTISQDYNIGTIALHLLASIKGMSADRKIPIDSLIREYLHNNKYLIIVDDICSKKAWDEVKMLFPENDNGSRIIYSNNKATRCGCLCSLF from the exons ATGTGGTGGATCAGCAGCATAATTGATGCTGCAGATGTTAGTTCATCAGCAATCAGAAGCAGCAAAGATGACGACGTGGTTGGTTTTGAAGAAGATCTGAAAATGATCAAGAATCGGCTTTTATGGGGACCGTCCACACTACAGGTCCTCGCTGTTGTTGGAAGAGGAGGCATTGGTAAGACCACACTTGCTAAAACTGTTTATGAAGATGCATCTGTtatgaaatattttaatttgtgcTCTTGGATCACAATATCACAAGATCATAGTGTAGAACGTATTGTTCTAAATCTGCTAGCTTCCATGAAAGGAATTTCGGCAGTAAGAGATGCTGAGAGCGACATTCCAATGGAGTCTTTAATTCACAAACACTTGGAGCGTAGCAGGTATCTTATTGTAATGGACGACATGTGGAGTAAGAAAGCTTGGGATGATGTAAAGATGTTGTTTCCTGATACCCGCAATGGGAGTCGGATCATAGTGACCACAAGGATGCAGGATGTGGTTGATTATGTCAGCTCTTCTAGCTCCATTCATCCAATGAGGCTGTTGGATGCACATCATAGCTGGAATTTGCTAAAGCAGAAGGTGTTCGCCGATAAAGACTTCCCTGTTGAACTAGAAGATATTGGGAAGAAAATTGTTCAAAATTGTGGAGGACTCCCCCTTTCAATCGTGGTGGTGGCAGGACTTCTATCTAAGGTTCGTACTCGATCCTCATGGGAGCAAATTGCTGCAAATGACGGGCAGCTTGAAACAATAATTTGTTTAAGTTATACTCATTTACCCAATCACTCGAAGCCATGTCTTTTATATATGGCTGGCTTCCCAGAAGATCAGGAGATTCGTGTTACGGAACTTGTTAATCTTTGGATATCCGAAGGTTTTGTAACACATTCAAATGGATCAAAAAGCTTGGAAGAGGAGGCAGAAGATTGTTTGGAGGATCTTGTCGAGAGAAGTCTAGTTTTGGACACCAACAGGAAGTTTGATGGGAAAATAAAGAGTTGTCGCCTTCATGATACTGTGCGGGAATTTCTCGTAAGGGAGGCTACGAAAGAGAAGATAATTCTTTCTGTTATGGATTACTTACCTACTCCTATCCTGCGAAAGCATTTTGTTCCACGTCTCATAAAAGATCATCATAGGATAAGTGCTAGTTCGTATGATCTACATCTCAAAGACTATGTGCATAGCTCATACATCCGTACCATAATATGTATTCCGAAGAAAGGGTATAGATCTATGGGCGTTGTAGAGAAGTTTAGTTCTCTGAGGGTCCTTCATGTTTTACGTAGAAGCGATTATTGGGATTGGGAGCCAG ATTGCGGATCAACAGAGCCGACAGCCATACTTGCAAAAAAGTTGAGGAAAGTAGCACAGAGACTGCAGTCAACCGTTGGAGATGTGGTGGATTACATCAAGGGTAAGGGCGTAACTGATTCTCCTGCTGTTGGTTCATCATCAAGATCAGCAATCACAAGCAGCGAAGATGGCTTTTGGTGGAATCATCCAGACTACGGGTTCTCCCAATTGTTGGAAGGGGAGGCATTG TGTGGTTGGGTCACAATATCACAAGATTATAATATAGGAACTATTGCTTTACATCTCCTAGCTTCCATTAAAGGGATGTCAGCTGATAGGAAGATTCCTATCGATTCCTTAATTCGTGAATACCTCCACAACAACAAATATCTGATTATAGTTGACGACATTTGCAGTAAGAAGGCTTGGGACGAGGTAAAGATGTTATTTCCTGAAAATGACAATGGAAGTCGGATCATATATAGTAACAACAAGGCTACAAGATGTGGCTGCTTATGTTCGCTATTCTAG